In the Staphylococcus sp. IVB6240 genome, one interval contains:
- the ilvA gene encoding threonine ammonia-lyase IlvA, whose protein sequence is MTVQTQTVTAKDVEDAFLRINETVKQTPLEKDHYLSMKYDCNVYLKREDLQWVRSFKLRGAYNAISVLPKEQQNKGITCASAGNHAQGVAFTALQLNLNAVIFMPITTPNQKVSQVQFFGGDNVEIQLVGDTFDDCLKEALSYTNEHDMTFIDPFNNIYTIAGQGTIAKEILQVAETENISFDYAFGAIGGGGLMSGVATYFAQNSPKTQLIGVEPLGASSMYEAVQQQQVVTLPNIDKFVDGASVARVGDITFNICNQLLHDYVQVDEGAVCSTILDMYSKQAIVAEPAGALSISALEQYREQIKGKNVVCIISGGNNDINRMKEIEERSLLYEEMKHYFILNFPQRPGALRQFVNDVLGPQDDITKFEYLKKSSQNTGTVIIGIQLKNHEDLQQLIHNVNGFDPKNIYINENKMLYSLLI, encoded by the coding sequence ATGACTGTCCAAACACAAACTGTCACTGCGAAAGATGTAGAAGATGCATTTTTACGCATAAATGAAACAGTAAAACAAACCCCTTTAGAGAAGGATCATTATCTATCAATGAAATACGACTGCAACGTCTACTTAAAACGCGAGGACTTGCAATGGGTGCGTTCTTTCAAACTAAGAGGTGCCTACAATGCTATTTCTGTCTTACCAAAGGAACAACAAAATAAAGGTATTACATGCGCAAGTGCAGGTAACCATGCACAAGGAGTAGCTTTTACTGCACTTCAACTAAATTTGAATGCCGTTATTTTCATGCCAATTACAACACCTAATCAAAAAGTAAGTCAGGTGCAGTTCTTCGGTGGTGATAACGTAGAAATTCAGCTCGTTGGCGATACATTTGACGATTGCTTAAAAGAGGCTCTTTCATATACGAATGAACATGACATGACGTTTATTGATCCATTTAACAACATCTATACCATCGCAGGTCAAGGAACAATCGCAAAAGAAATATTACAAGTTGCAGAAACAGAAAACATTTCATTTGACTATGCCTTTGGTGCAATTGGTGGTGGCGGTTTGATGTCTGGTGTCGCAACTTATTTTGCACAGAACAGTCCAAAGACACAACTTATTGGTGTTGAACCATTAGGCGCAAGTAGTATGTATGAAGCAGTTCAACAACAACAAGTCGTGACATTGCCTAATATCGATAAATTTGTCGATGGTGCCTCAGTTGCTCGTGTAGGTGATATTACATTTAATATTTGTAATCAGCTCTTACATGATTACGTACAAGTCGATGAAGGCGCTGTATGCTCCACAATCCTTGATATGTATTCTAAACAAGCCATTGTCGCAGAACCAGCAGGCGCATTAAGTATCAGTGCATTAGAACAATACCGTGAACAAATTAAAGGAAAAAATGTTGTTTGCATCATCAGTGGTGGTAACAATGATATCAACCGTATGAAGGAAATTGAAGAACGTTCATTACTTTATGAAGAAATGAAGCACTATTTCATCCTCAACTTCCCACAACGCCCAGGTGCCTTACGTCAATTCGTAAACGACGTCTTAGGACCACAAGATGATATCACAAAGTTTGAGTACTTGAAAAAGAGCTCTCAAAATACAGGTACTGTTATCATCGGTATTCAATTAAAAAATCACGAAGATCTTCAGCAACTGATTCATAATGTAAATGGCTTTGACCCTAAAAACATTTATATCAATGAAAATAAAATGTTGTATTCACTGTTGATTTAA
- a CDS encoding 2-isopropylmalate synthase codes for MSSHIQIFDTTLRDGEQTPGVSFSFDERLQIASQLEQWGVDVIEAGFPASSEGSFQSVQAIARHLKRTTVTGLARCLKSDIDAVYEATKDAVSPSIHVFIATSPIHLTSKLNMTEAEVLSSIDEHVRYAKEHFDIVQFSPEDATRTPLPFLIQSVQTAVDAGATIINIPDTVGYTYPQEYGQIFKILIQEIKTSQPITYSAHCHDDLGLAVANSMAAIENGATRIEGTVNGIGERAGNTALEEVALGLYVRQDHYHIQTNLKLDATKQTSDLISRYAGLRVPRNKAIVGKNAFSHESGIHQDGFLKNPETYEIMTPQLVGVKNTELPLGKLSGRHAFQDKLKQLGYDIDTETQKSLFKAFKGIADKKKHVTDRDIHALIQGSEHEKHAAYQLDALQLQFVSKGLQSAVVVLKDHAGHTYQDSSIGTGSILAVYNAVDRILDVKPSLIDYRIDSLTEGRDAQAEVHVQLQLDNKEVSGVGFDHDILYASCKAYVEAASQLVPSPIPSKEGENA; via the coding sequence ATGTCTAGCCATATTCAAATTTTTGATACAACACTACGCGATGGAGAACAAACACCAGGTGTCAGTTTTTCGTTTGATGAACGTTTACAAATTGCATCTCAGTTAGAACAATGGGGCGTTGATGTGATAGAAGCTGGTTTTCCCGCTTCTAGTGAAGGAAGTTTTCAATCTGTTCAAGCGATTGCACGACATTTGAAACGCACCACCGTCACAGGACTTGCACGTTGCCTAAAGTCAGATATTGATGCGGTGTATGAAGCGACTAAAGATGCCGTTTCCCCTTCCATACATGTCTTTATTGCAACGAGTCCTATTCATCTCACATCGAAACTCAATATGACAGAAGCTGAAGTTTTATCCTCAATAGATGAACATGTGCGTTATGCGAAAGAACACTTTGACATTGTTCAATTCTCACCAGAAGATGCAACACGTACACCTTTACCATTTCTCATTCAAAGTGTTCAAACGGCTGTTGATGCAGGCGCAACCATTATTAACATTCCAGATACAGTCGGTTATACGTATCCTCAAGAATATGGTCAGATTTTCAAAATACTCATCCAAGAAATTAAAACATCTCAACCCATTACGTATAGTGCTCATTGTCACGATGACCTTGGTCTTGCTGTTGCGAACAGTATGGCAGCAATTGAAAATGGTGCAACACGTATTGAAGGAACGGTCAATGGTATCGGAGAACGCGCCGGCAATACCGCATTAGAAGAAGTTGCTCTTGGTCTCTATGTCCGACAAGATCATTATCACATACAGACCAACCTTAAACTAGATGCTACTAAACAAACATCAGACTTAATATCACGCTATGCTGGTTTGCGCGTCCCACGCAACAAAGCAATTGTCGGTAAGAATGCGTTTAGCCATGAATCAGGTATTCACCAGGATGGTTTCTTGAAAAACCCTGAAACTTACGAGATTATGACCCCTCAACTCGTCGGTGTTAAAAATACGGAATTGCCACTTGGTAAACTTTCTGGACGCCATGCATTCCAAGATAAGTTAAAACAACTTGGCTATGACATTGATACTGAAACACAAAAATCACTTTTCAAAGCTTTTAAAGGCATTGCTGATAAGAAAAAACATGTCACAGATCGCGATATTCATGCTTTAATTCAAGGTTCAGAACATGAAAAACACGCTGCCTATCAATTAGATGCATTGCAACTACAATTTGTATCAAAAGGACTACAAAGTGCAGTCGTTGTCTTGAAGGATCATGCAGGTCACACATATCAAGACAGTAGTATCGGTACTGGTTCTATTCTTGCTGTCTATAATGCGGTCGATCGTATTTTAGATGTAAAACCAAGCTTGATTGATTATCGCATTGATTCCTTAACAGAAGGCCGTGATGCACAGGCAGAAGTACATGTTCAACTTCAACTTGATAATAAAGAAGTCAGCGGCGTTGGTTTTGATCATGATATTTTATATGCTTCCTGCAAAGCGTATGTTGAAGCCGCATCGCAGTTAGTACCTTCACCAATTCCATCAAAAGAAGGTGAAAATGCATGA
- the ilvN gene encoding acetolactate synthase small subunit translates to MRRTFQLTVFDKAGTLNRLTSTFVRRQFNIVNITAGPTLETGITEITFVAEVPDDRVLRTIIQQLKKQVNTLTVEDITETNTFNLELLLIKLNKPQKNNQFSQLLHDYEAHVTTLKDDDETLYLQAVGPQDVLDQLLENLSAFDIQQLSRTGTAAIV, encoded by the coding sequence ATGAGACGTACATTTCAATTAACCGTATTCGATAAAGCTGGTACACTCAACCGCCTAACAAGCACTTTTGTTCGTCGACAATTCAACATCGTAAACATTACAGCTGGCCCTACTTTAGAGACAGGTATCACAGAGATTACCTTTGTTGCTGAAGTACCGGATGATCGTGTTTTACGAACGATCATCCAACAATTAAAGAAACAAGTGAATACATTAACAGTTGAAGATATTACAGAAACGAATACATTTAACCTTGAGTTATTACTGATCAAACTCAATAAACCACAGAAAAATAATCAGTTTTCACAATTACTGCATGACTATGAAGCGCATGTAACGACATTAAAAGATGATGATGAAACATTATATTTACAGGCTGTTGGACCACAAGATGTCTTAGATCAGCTATTAGAAAATTTATCCGCTTTTGATATTCAACAGCTATCACGTACAGGCACTGCCGCAATCGTTTAA
- the leuD gene encoding 3-isopropylmalate dehydratase small subunit: MEIKPIQKYTGKVVSLFHNNIDTDQIIPKVHLKRISKTGFGPFLFDEWRYLEDGSDNPEFALNQPEAQGASILVTGENFGCGSSREHAAWALKDYGFQVIIAGSFSDIFYMNCTKNALLPIALDKESREQLAKEQTITIDLPKQQINTSHGTCHFDIDETWKHKLVNGLDDIAMTLQYESQISEYEQQH; encoded by the coding sequence ATGGAAATTAAACCAATTCAAAAATATACAGGAAAAGTGGTCTCATTATTTCATAACAATATTGATACAGACCAAATCATTCCTAAAGTACATCTTAAACGTATTTCAAAAACAGGTTTCGGCCCTTTTCTATTTGATGAATGGCGCTACTTAGAGGATGGTTCAGATAACCCAGAATTTGCATTAAATCAACCAGAAGCACAAGGGGCAAGTATTTTAGTAACTGGTGAAAACTTTGGCTGTGGTTCTAGTCGTGAACACGCAGCATGGGCTTTAAAAGATTATGGCTTTCAAGTCATTATTGCAGGAAGTTTCAGTGATATTTTTTACATGAATTGTACAAAAAATGCCCTTCTTCCAATTGCCCTTGATAAAGAGAGCCGAGAACAATTAGCAAAAGAACAAACGATTACCATTGATTTACCGAAACAACAAATTAATACATCACATGGTACATGCCATTTCGACATTGATGAAACCTGGAAACACAAATTGGTAAATGGACTGGATGACATTGCCATGACTTTACAATATGAATCACAAATCTCAGAATACGAGCAACAACATTAA
- the leuB gene encoding 3-isopropylmalate dehydrogenase, whose amino-acid sequence MTFHIVSLPGDGIGPEIMAGTLEVLASLSQKFHFDYEVSEHLMGGRAIDETGSPLPETTLAACQQADAVLLAAIGGPQWQYPTNRPEHGLLQLRKSLELFANIRPTRVSEHTVNLSPLKAEIVAATDLVIVRELTSGIYFGTPSHWDENGAVDTLNYAKNEIERIVHEAFKLAQQRRKKLTSVDKENVLSSSKLWRQTVDRIATQYPDVTVEHLLVDACSMHLLKRPTDFDVIVTENLFGDILSDEASMLPGSLGLSPSASFSESGPALYEPIHGSAPDIAGQNKANPFGMLLSLAMCLRMSVHRDDMATWLENAVDHLIAHKITTPDLGGQSTTNEIFEVLQSHIKEA is encoded by the coding sequence ATGACTTTTCATATTGTAAGTTTACCCGGTGATGGCATTGGACCTGAAATTATGGCAGGTACATTGGAAGTACTTGCCTCACTCTCACAAAAATTTCACTTTGACTATGAAGTGTCTGAACATTTGATGGGTGGCCGCGCGATTGACGAAACGGGATCCCCTCTCCCAGAAACAACATTAGCAGCATGTCAACAGGCTGATGCCGTGTTGCTCGCTGCGATTGGTGGCCCACAATGGCAATATCCTACTAACCGACCTGAGCATGGGTTATTACAATTACGTAAGTCACTTGAATTGTTCGCCAATATTCGTCCAACACGTGTCAGCGAACATACCGTGAACTTATCGCCTTTAAAAGCAGAAATTGTCGCTGCAACGGACTTAGTCATCGTTCGAGAATTAACAAGCGGTATTTACTTTGGGACACCGAGTCATTGGGATGAAAATGGTGCCGTTGATACATTGAATTACGCTAAAAATGAAATTGAACGTATTGTCCATGAAGCATTTAAGCTAGCACAACAACGCCGTAAAAAATTAACTTCTGTTGATAAAGAAAATGTCTTATCGTCTAGTAAGTTATGGCGACAGACTGTCGATCGCATTGCAACCCAATACCCTGATGTAACAGTGGAACATTTACTCGTCGATGCATGTAGCATGCATTTGCTGAAAAGACCAACAGACTTTGATGTGATTGTTACTGAAAATTTATTTGGCGATATTTTAAGCGATGAGGCATCTATGTTACCAGGATCACTTGGTTTATCACCTTCTGCGAGCTTTAGTGAATCAGGCCCTGCACTTTATGAACCCATCCATGGCTCAGCACCTGATATCGCAGGACAAAATAAAGCAAATCCATTCGGTATGTTACTGTCACTCGCTATGTGCCTAAGAATGTCAGTACATCGTGACGATATGGCAACATGGCTAGAAAATGCAGTCGATCACCTGATTGCTCACAAAATAACCACGCCTGATCTTGGCGGTCAATCAACAACAAACGAGATTTTTGAGGTATTACAATCTCATATCAAGGAGGCATAA
- the leuC gene encoding 3-isopropylmalate dehydratase large subunit, producing the protein MGRTLFEKIWDHHVITGQPGEPQLLYIDLHLIHEVTSPQAFEGLRLQNRPLRRPDLTFGTLDHNVPTVDIFNIKDDIANKQIQALQKNCEDFNVQLFDMGSDEQGIVHMVGPETGLTQPGKTIVCGDSHTATHGAFGAIAFGIGTSEVEHVFATQTLWQTKPKNLKIEINGTLPQGVYAKDIILHLINQHGVNFGTGYALEFTGDTIEQLSMEGRMTICNMAIEAGAKYGLMRPDAKTLAYLEGRPYAQHLDKQQAYWATLYSDEDAVFDKVITLDVTDLEPQVTWGTSPEMGVNFSTPFPNIENTNDARAYDYMGLQPGQTAADIPLGYVFLGSCTNARLSDLIEASKFVKGQRVHDNITAIVVPGSRQVKKQAEALGLDTIFKEAGFEWREPGCSMCLGMNPDQVPAGVHCASTSNRNFEGRQGKGSRTHLVSPAMAAAAAIHGHFVDVRKVGLA; encoded by the coding sequence ATGGGACGTACATTATTTGAAAAAATTTGGGACCATCACGTCATTACTGGACAACCTGGAGAACCCCAATTGTTATATATTGATTTACACCTAATTCATGAGGTGACATCACCACAAGCGTTTGAAGGATTGCGACTCCAAAATCGTCCATTAAGAAGGCCTGACCTTACTTTCGGTACACTCGATCACAACGTCCCAACAGTAGATATTTTCAATATTAAAGATGATATTGCGAACAAACAAATACAAGCATTACAAAAAAACTGCGAGGACTTTAACGTCCAACTCTTTGATATGGGATCAGATGAACAAGGGATCGTTCACATGGTCGGACCTGAAACTGGATTAACACAGCCTGGTAAAACGATTGTTTGTGGGGATTCACATACTGCTACTCACGGCGCATTTGGCGCAATTGCGTTTGGGATTGGTACAAGTGAAGTTGAACACGTCTTTGCGACACAAACTCTTTGGCAAACAAAACCTAAAAATTTAAAAATTGAAATTAACGGTACTTTGCCACAAGGTGTATATGCAAAAGATATTATCTTACATCTCATCAATCAACATGGCGTGAACTTCGGAACAGGTTATGCACTGGAATTTACAGGAGACACCATTGAACAGTTATCCATGGAAGGTCGTATGACCATTTGTAATATGGCCATTGAAGCAGGTGCCAAATATGGCTTAATGCGTCCAGATGCTAAGACCCTTGCTTATCTAGAAGGTCGACCATATGCACAGCATCTCGATAAACAACAAGCCTATTGGGCAACGTTATACAGTGATGAAGATGCTGTTTTCGATAAAGTCATTACATTGGATGTCACGGATCTTGAACCACAAGTTACATGGGGGACAAGTCCTGAAATGGGTGTCAACTTCTCTACACCATTTCCAAATATTGAGAATACAAATGACGCCCGTGCTTATGACTATATGGGACTTCAACCAGGACAAACAGCAGCTGATATTCCACTAGGTTACGTCTTCCTTGGCTCATGTACCAATGCACGCCTTTCAGATTTAATTGAAGCAAGTAAATTTGTTAAGGGCCAACGAGTACATGACAATATTACAGCCATCGTCGTTCCGGGATCTAGACAAGTTAAAAAACAAGCAGAAGCATTAGGCTTGGATACTATTTTTAAAGAAGCTGGATTTGAATGGCGTGAACCAGGTTGTAGTATGTGTCTTGGTATGAACCCTGATCAAGTGCCAGCAGGTGTTCATTGTGCATCAACAAGTAATCGTAACTTTGAAGGACGACAGGGTAAAGGTTCTCGAACGCATCTTGTCTCCCCTGCCATGGCAGCCGCAGCAGCCATTCATGGTCACTTTGTAGATGTTAGAAAGGTAGGTCTTGCCTAA
- the ilvC gene encoding ketol-acid reductoisomerase, producing MKNNLWRNVFMAKVYYDNSVEQDVLQGKKVAVVGYGSQGHAHAQNLKDNGYDVVVGIRPGRSFDQAKEDGFDVFTVAEAVKQADVVMVLLPDEIQGDVYENEIAPNLETGNALAFAHGFNIHFNVIQPPSDVDVFLVAPKGPGHLVRRTFVEGSAVPALFAVEQDATGQARDLALSYAKGIGATRAGVLETTYKEETETDLFGEQAVLCGGVTRLIQSGFEVLTEAGYQPEIAYFEVLHEMKLIVDLMYEGGLEIMRYSISNTAEFGDYVSGPRVITEETKNNMKAVLKDIQDGTFSDRFIEDNKNGFKSFKEMRAVQQDHQITEVGQTLREMMPFIKSKSISK from the coding sequence ATTAAAAATAATTTATGGAGGAATGTTTTTATGGCAAAAGTATATTATGACAATTCAGTAGAGCAAGATGTATTACAAGGGAAAAAAGTAGCAGTCGTTGGTTATGGATCACAGGGACACGCACACGCACAAAACTTAAAAGACAATGGCTATGACGTCGTAGTGGGTATCCGTCCTGGACGCTCATTCGATCAAGCAAAAGAAGATGGCTTTGATGTCTTTACCGTGGCAGAAGCTGTTAAACAAGCAGACGTCGTTATGGTGTTATTACCAGATGAAATCCAAGGTGACGTTTATGAAAATGAGATTGCGCCTAACTTAGAAACAGGTAACGCGTTAGCATTTGCACACGGCTTCAACATTCACTTTAACGTGATTCAACCACCTAGTGACGTAGATGTCTTCTTAGTTGCACCAAAGGGACCAGGTCATCTCGTACGCCGTACATTTGTTGAAGGCTCTGCTGTTCCTGCATTATTCGCAGTAGAACAAGATGCAACAGGCCAAGCACGTGACCTCGCATTAAGCTATGCCAAAGGAATCGGTGCAACACGTGCCGGTGTTTTAGAAACAACCTATAAAGAAGAAACTGAAACAGATTTATTCGGTGAACAAGCCGTATTATGTGGTGGTGTCACACGCCTTATCCAAAGTGGGTTTGAAGTTTTAACAGAAGCTGGTTACCAACCCGAAATCGCCTACTTTGAAGTCCTCCACGAGATGAAGTTAATCGTAGACCTTATGTACGAAGGAGGCCTTGAAATTATGCGTTATTCAATCTCTAACACAGCTGAATTTGGTGATTATGTTTCAGGACCACGCGTCATTACTGAAGAAACTAAAAATAATATGAAAGCTGTACTCAAAGACATCCAAGACGGTACATTCAGTGACCGCTTCATTGAAGATAACAAAAATGGATTTAAATCATTTAAAGAAATGCGCGCAGTCCAACAAGATCATCAAATCACAGAAGTCGGTCAAACATTGCGCGAAATGATGCCATTTATCAAGTCAAAAAGTATTTCTAAATAA